In Syntrophorhabdaceae bacterium, a single window of DNA contains:
- a CDS encoding methyltransferase domain-containing protein, which translates to MKRKSGYVHGYSDREHSRLHDQANTLTELLHGDTFYAANSTVLEAGCGVGAQTVILAERSPDAEILAIDLSQESINEAKALIEKQGISNVRFELGDIYHLNLPDESFDHVFVCFVLEHCIRPLDALVHLKRVLKPEGSITVIEGDHGSTYFYPESAEAQKVIQCLIDLQGGIGGNALIGRQVYPLLKAAGFRNMKVMPRIVYVDSRSPELVQGFTKNTFIAMVEGVRERALRFGIIDEEAWERGIRGLNRTTEKDGTFCYTFFKGVAIK; encoded by the coding sequence ATGAAAAGAAAGAGCGGCTACGTCCATGGTTATTCCGATCGCGAGCATTCAAGACTGCACGATCAGGCAAATACACTGACCGAGCTTTTGCACGGCGATACATTTTACGCGGCAAACAGTACGGTCCTCGAAGCTGGCTGCGGTGTTGGCGCGCAGACGGTGATCCTGGCCGAGAGGAGTCCCGACGCTGAGATACTGGCCATCGATCTTTCCCAGGAATCGATCAATGAGGCCAAAGCATTAATCGAGAAACAGGGTATATCAAACGTACGGTTTGAGTTGGGCGACATTTATCACCTCAATCTTCCCGACGAAAGTTTTGACCATGTCTTCGTCTGTTTCGTTCTTGAACATTGCATACGGCCCCTCGACGCGCTCGTGCATCTCAAGAGAGTATTGAAACCGGAAGGTTCCATCACGGTCATCGAGGGCGATCACGGCTCCACATATTTCTATCCTGAAAGCGCGGAGGCACAAAAAGTGATACAGTGCCTCATCGATCTTCAGGGCGGTATAGGGGGAAACGCGCTCATAGGCCGACAGGTCTATCCTTTGCTCAAGGCCGCCGGCTTCAGGAACATGAAGGTCATGCCCCGGATAGTCTATGTTGATTCGAGAAGTCCGGAGCTGGTCCAAGGATTCACCAAGAATACTTTTATCGCCATGGTGGAAGGGGTACGGGAACGTGCGTTGCGGTTCGGCATCATTGACGAGGAGGCATGGGAAAGAGGCATTCGCGGCCTTAATCGGACAACCGAGAAAGACGGCACCTTCTGTTATACCTTCTTCAAAGGCGTGGCAATTAAGTAG